The Calliphora vicina chromosome 3, idCalVici1.1, whole genome shotgun sequence genome contains a region encoding:
- the LOC135954431 gene encoding uncharacterized protein LOC135954431 has translation MSRTVRFSCYRYFKVIYIVAGILLSNEDICETVDQIQIAPRVEMKEKISHQQTTKKVQRLAVSEKKSALSSSWYHKFNVFRMLNRIKSRIRPQWSAFSVWTIPNYFIQCSSNLLYRTFVINSDCDLIYK, from the exons ATGTCACGAACCGTCAG ATTTTCTTGttacagatatttcaaagtaatCTATATTGTTGCCGGAATTCTATTGAGTAACGAGGACATTTGTGAAACAGTAGATCAAATCCAAATAGCACCACGTGttgaaatgaaagaaaaaattagTCATCAGCAGACAACGAAAAAGGTGCAACGTCTTGCAGTAAGCGAGAAAAAATCGGCACTCAGCAGCAGTTGGTATCACAAATTCAATGTATTTCGTATGTTAAATCGAATTAAGAGTCGCATACGGCCCCAATGGAGCGCCTTTAGTGTGTGGACCATACCCAACTACTTTATACAGTGTTCGTCGAATTTACTCTATCGTACGTTTGTTATAAACAGTGACTgtgatttaatttataaataa
- the LOC135953967 gene encoding uncharacterized protein LOC135953967, producing the protein MAAKLGEIQTTASDACLHINIGKTKVMRLNTTNYQKFQIDNADLEDVQSFIYLSSVISATAGSRENITNRIKKANQAFAALQKVWKSPQIHLKTKLHLFSSNVRSVLLYGCESWNTTASDLQSLQVFINRSLRKLLKIFWPNVISNRDLWERAGETPIRNQIIIHKWSWIGHVLRRTNDNVAKMAIDWNPQGSRRRGRPANTWRRQIETEANLTGKSWAEVKLIADHNGKTLLWPFVPPWNHRNQYNILLEMKNGSTTIT; encoded by the coding sequence ATGGCAGCCAAACTAGGGGAAATACAGACCACGGCAAGTGATGCATGCTTGCATATTAACATTGGAAAGACCAAGGTAATGCGTTTAAATACCACCAACTACCAAAAGTTTCAAATAGACAACGCAGATCTTGAAGATGTCCAATCGTTTATATATCTGAGTAGTGTCATATCGGCAACAGCTGGCTCGCgagaaaatattacaaatcgCATCAAAAAGGCAAATCAAGCATTTGCGGCACTGCAAAAAGTATGGAAATCACCCCAAATTCATCTGAAGACCAAGCTCCACCTCTTCTCATCTAACGTGCGCTCCGTCCTGTTGTATGGCTGTGAATCCTGGAACACCACAGCTAGCGACTTGCAATCCTTGCAGGTATTCATTAATCGCTCGTTACGAAAACTGCTCAAGATATTCTGGCCGAATGTTATCTCAAACAGAGACCTGTGGGAAAGAGCAGGTGAAACACCAATACGTAACCAGATAATCATTCATAAATGGAGTTGGATTGGCCATGTTCTCAGACGCACCAACGACAACGTAGCTAAGATGGCAATTGATTGGAATCCCCAGGGCAGTAGAAGAAGAGGCAGACCCGCTAACACCTGGAGGAGACAAATAGAGACTGAAGCAAACTTAACTGGAAAGTCTTGGGCCGAAGTGAAGCTAATAGCAGATCACAATGGAAAAACTTTGTTGTGGCCCTTTGTTCCACCTTGGAACCATAGGAATCAATATAATATattacttgagatgaaaaatggatccactacgataacctga